One Scomber scombrus chromosome 4, fScoSco1.1, whole genome shotgun sequence genomic region harbors:
- the abcb9 gene encoding ATP-binding cassette sub-family B member 9, whose protein sequence is MGIKAYVSCTVLYVLLDVVVTTVLYAHGSHFNIFTKDALDFSILHSSLDLWGTVLLRGSLLLGASIGVSWNREDGPSRVTKLATLIILICMIVFTYTLAKLLMLSELGPVSQQPWLLSLICWTCVSSVAVTVFWNLLGKESNSVSSQSRGDGSRNGERGASEDTEKLVETANEEEKGEGQQEMEESSSGATLGRLLYYCRKDGGLLSVAILFLIISAVCEAFIPYYYGQAIDGIVVHQSMKGFGKPVITLALLALASSFAMGVRGGVFTLTFARLNVRLRNNLFRNLMRQEIAFFDENHTGDIISRLSADTTQVSDLISQNINIFLRSTIKGVGFFIFMFGMCWKLTLVTIMGFPFIALVSKLYGEYYKKLTKEVQTTLAEANKVAEETISAMRTVRSFANENGEAESYYEKLLVMFQLNKKQALAYACYMCSSSISELALEVSILYYGGYLVISGQMTSGTLISFFIYMLELGECLESIASVYTGLMQGVGAAEKVFEYLDRKPKHPADGEEAPEACNGVVEFKDVTFAYPTRPETDILKGVSFTLQPGEVTALVGPSGSGKSSCVSLLENFYLPQQGQVLLDGKPVHTFQHDYLHSKVSLVGQEPVLFARTIEENITYGLADVPTEAVQHAATKANAHDFIAALPKGYETSVGEKGTQLSGGQKQRVAIARALIRNPRILILDEATSALDAESEHIVQQALNTIIREHTVLVIAHRLSTVEKADNIIVIDRGCVAEQGSHSQLMASGGLYFKLVQRQVLGIETGAEVLNPSENLSWKSDGGRRRSRKSSSSSASESEYNARY, encoded by the exons ATGGGCATCAAAGCATATGTGAGCTGCACTGTGTTATATGTCCTCCTAGATGTTGTTGTCACTACTGTCCTATACGCACATGGATCACACTTTAACATATTCACAAAGGATGCTCTGGACTTCAGCATCCTCCATTCGTCACTGGACCTCTGGGGGACTGTGCTGCTCCGGGGCTCCCTGCTCCTTGGTGCTTCCATAGGGGTGTCATGGAACAGAGAGGACGGCCCATCCAGGGTCACTAAACTCGCCACCCTGATTATCCTAATCTGCATGATAGTCTTCACGTACACTCTGGCCAAGCTTCTGATGCTGAGCGAGCTGGGGCCTGTGTCCCAGCAGCCATGGCTCCTGAGCTTGATCTGCTGGACTTGCGTCTCCTCTGTGGCTGTCACAGTGTTCTGGAACCTGCTCGGGAAGGAGTCCAACTCGGTGAGCAGTCAGAGCAGAGGCGACGGCAGCAGAAACGGCGAGCGAGGAGCTTCTGAGGACACCGAGAAGCTGGTGGAGACAGCcaatgaggaggagaagggg gagggacagcaggagatggaggagagcaGCTCAGGAGCTACGCTGGGACGTCTGCTGTACTATTGTAGAAAAGATggtggacttctctctgtcgctatcctcttcctcatcatctccgctgtgt GTGAAGCCTTCATACCTTACTATTACGGGCAAGCCATAGATGGCATTGTGGTTCACCAGAGCATGAAGGGCTTTGGTAAACCTGTGATCACACTGGCATTGCTGGCTTTAGCCAG CTCATTTGCAATGGGAGTACGTGGAGGAGTCTTCACGCTAACGTTTGCGAGGCTAAACGTACGGCTAAGGAATAACCTCTTCAGAAATCTGATGAGGCAGGAAATAGCCTTTTTCGATGAAAACCATACAG GTGACATCATCTCACGTCTGTCGGCGGACACCACCCAAGTGAGTGACCTCATCTCCCAGAACATCAACATCTTCCTGAGGAGCACCATCAAGGGCGTCGGCTTCTTCATCTTCATGTTCGGGATGTGCTGGAAGCTGACGCTGGTGACCATCATGGGATTCCCTTTCATCGCCCTCGTCTCCAAACTTTACGGCGAGTACTACAAG AAACTGACCAAGGAGGTGCAAACAACCCTCGCGGAAGCCAATAAAGTTGCGGAAGAAACCATTTCAGCCATGAGGACGGTGCGAAGCTTTGCCAACGAGAACGGGGAGGCCGAGTCCTACTACGAGAAGCTCTTAGTCATGTTCCAGCTCAACAAAAAACAAGCCCTGGCCTATGCTTGCTACATGTGTTCCAGTTCT ATCTCGGAGCTCGCTCTAGAGGTGTCGATCCTCTACTACGGCGGTTACCTCGTGATTAGTGGTCAGATGACTAGCGGTACCTTGATATCTTTTTTCATATACATGCTGGAGCTTGGAGAATGTCTGGAG AGCATTGCATCAGTGTACACAGGCCTCATGCAGGGAGTGGGAGCAGCTGAGAAGGTTTTTGAGTACCTGGACAGAAAACCTAAACATCCAGCTGATGGTGAAGAGGCTCCAGAGGCGTGCAACGGTGTGGTGGAATTTAAAGACGTGACATTTGCCTACCCTACACGCCCTGAGACTGATATTCTCAAG GGAGTGTCATTCACTCTGCAGCCTGGAGAGGTGACGGCACTGGTGGGACCTTCAGGCAGTGGAAAGAGCTCCTGTGTGAGTCTATTGGAGAACTTCTACCTTCCTCAGCAAGGCCAAGTGCTGCTGGATGGAAAGCCTGTTCACACCTTCCAGCACGACTACCTCCACTCCAAG gtgtCTCTGGTGGGTCAGGAGCCTGTGCTGTTTGCGCGGACAATCGAGGAGAACATCACATATGGCCTGGCTGATGTGCCCACAGAGGCTGTGCAGCATGCCGCCACCAAGGCTAACGCTCACGACTTCATCGCCGCCCTCCCTAAAGGCTATGAGACAA GTGTTGGAGAGAAGGGCACCCAGCTGTCAGGGGGGCAGAAACAAAGGGTGGCCATCGCCAGAGCTCTCATCCGCAACCCTCGCATTCTCATCCTGGACGAGGCCACCAGCGCCCTGGATGCAGAGAGCGAACACATC GTTCAGCAGGCTCTGAACACCATCATACGGGAGCACACGGTGTTGGTGATCGCTCATCGACTGAGCACGGTGGAAAAGGCGGAC